The following are encoded together in the Campylobacter devanensis genome:
- the sstT gene encoding serine/threonine transporter SstT, whose protein sequence is MIRHIAQRYKDGNLIIQILVGIVFGGILGFIAHSGNSFALNLTDLAAILGSLFVGALKAVAPVLVFVLVSASIVLKEFGRTNGMKNVIILYLIGTFLASLAAVCVSFIFPTALVLQNTSVAMSAAPSNIAVVLKDLVYKIVDNPLNAIATGNYIGILAWAIATGLALRHCSNETKKVFKDISEAITRIVKFVIRLAPFGIFGLVSISVAQTGFAALGGYAKLLFVLVGTMLFVAFVINAVIAFIVTRKNPYPLIMTCIKESAITAFFTRSSAANIPVNMNLCKKLELNEDLYSISIPLGATINMAGAAVTIAVLSLSAVYTLGIEVGFWNALLLSIIAAIGACGASGVAGGSLMLIPLACSLFGISNDIAMQVVAIGFIIGVIQDSVETALNSSTDVLFTAIASNNTKGV, encoded by the coding sequence ATGATTAGACATATTGCTCAGCGATATAAAGATGGGAATTTGATAATTCAAATTTTAGTTGGTATTGTTTTTGGTGGGATTTTAGGATTTATAGCTCATAGTGGTAATTCATTTGCTCTAAATTTAACTGATTTAGCAGCGATCTTAGGCTCTCTTTTTGTAGGTGCGCTAAAAGCTGTGGCGCCTGTTTTAGTATTTGTGTTAGTAAGCGCCTCTATAGTGCTTAAAGAATTTGGCCGTACTAATGGAATGAAAAATGTGATAATATTATATCTAATTGGCACATTTTTAGCCTCTTTGGCTGCTGTGTGTGTTAGCTTTATATTTCCTACTGCTTTAGTGTTACAAAATACATCTGTAGCTATGAGTGCAGCACCTAGTAATATAGCAGTGGTATTAAAAGATTTAGTATATAAGATTGTAGATAATCCACTAAATGCTATTGCAACTGGTAATTATATTGGGATTTTAGCTTGGGCTATTGCAACTGGTTTGGCTCTTAGACATTGTAGCAATGAAACAAAAAAAGTATTTAAAGATATTAGTGAAGCAATTACAAGAATAGTTAAATTTGTAATTCGTCTAGCGCCATTTGGTATTTTTGGTCTTGTAAGCATTAGCGTAGCTCAGACTGGATTTGCCGCACTTGGTGGATATGCAAAGCTTTTATTTGTTCTTGTAGGGACTATGCTATTTGTGGCTTTTGTGATAAATGCTGTTATTGCTTTTATAGTTACTAGAAAAAATCCATATCCACTTATAATGACATGTATAAAAGAGAGTGCTATTACGGCGTTTTTTACCAGAAGTAGTGCTGCAAATATTCCTGTAAATATGAATTTATGTAAAAAATTAGAACTAAATGAAGATCTATACTCTATCTCTATACCTCTTGGAGCTACTATCAATATGGCCGGTGCAGCTGTTACCATAGCTGTGCTTTCTCTTAGTGCAGTTTATACTTTAGGGATTGAAGTTGGATTTTGGAATGCCTTATTACTTAGCATTATAGCAGCAATTGGAGCATGTGGTGCTAGCGGTGTAGCTGGTGGCTCGCTTATGCTTATTCCATTAGCATGTTCATTATTTGGAATTAGCAATGATATAGCTATGCAGGTTGTAGCTATAGGATTTATTATTGGAGTGATTCAAGACTCAGTAGAGACTGCACTAAATAGCTCTACAGATGTTTTATTTACTGCTATTGCATCAAATAACACTAAGGGAGTATAA
- the metK gene encoding methionine adenosyltransferase produces the protein MYLFTSEVVSPGHPDKCADIIADSIVDAILSQDSKARVASEVFVAGKHIVIGGEVNSSVNLSHQEYRSIVKSALAKIGYNGNPHFSKAQCLHPDDIEVDVFLNQQSPDINQGVDQSSGEIGAGDQGIMFGFASNETSNFMPAAITYARMICDRVYSYALKNPDKLGVDIKTQVTVDYGSKANFEDCHPEKIHTIVVSAPSVESLKIQEVRELIKELIDDSGLPQNLYDKDKTIIYINPTGRYVNHSSLHDSGLTGRKLIVDSFGGYSPIGGGAQSSKDYTKVDRSGLYAARWIAKNIVAAGLAKKCIVQLSYAIGVAKPVSVSVDCMGTNINSNDDKLSQFVHDKFALTPKWITDKFGLDKPSKDTFLYADVAAKGQVGDPSYPWEQLDAIELFQQI, from the coding sequence ATGTATCTATTTACAAGCGAAGTTGTAAGCCCCGGACACCCAGATAAATGTGCTGATATCATAGCTGATAGCATTGTTGATGCGATACTTTCACAAGATTCAAAAGCAAGAGTAGCTAGTGAGGTTTTTGTCGCTGGAAAGCATATTGTAATTGGCGGCGAAGTCAACTCAAGTGTAAATTTAAGCCACCAAGAGTATAGATCTATAGTAAAATCAGCTTTAGCAAAAATCGGTTATAATGGTAATCCACACTTTAGCAAAGCTCAATGTCTCCATCCAGATGATATTGAGGTAGATGTATTTTTAAACCAGCAAAGCCCAGATATCAATCAAGGCGTAGATCAAAGCAGTGGTGAAATTGGTGCTGGAGATCAAGGAATTATGTTTGGTTTTGCATCAAATGAGACAAGCAATTTTATGCCAGCAGCTATTACATATGCTAGAATGATATGCGATAGAGTCTATAGCTATGCGCTTAAAAATCCTGATAAACTAGGCGTAGATATTAAAACTCAAGTCACAGTAGATTATGGTAGCAAGGCTAATTTTGAAGATTGTCACCCTGAGAAAATTCATACCATAGTAGTCTCAGCCCCAAGTGTAGAGAGCTTAAAAATACAAGAGGTTAGGGAGCTTATTAAAGAGCTTATAGATGATTCAGGATTACCACAAAATCTATATGATAAAGATAAAACCATAATCTATATAAATCCAACAGGTAGATATGTAAATCATAGTTCACTTCATGATAGCGGTCTAACAGGTAGAAAATTAATAGTAGATAGCTTTGGTGGATACTCGCCAATAGGTGGTGGCGCACAAAGTAGTAAGGATTATACAAAAGTAGATAGAAGCGGCCTATATGCTGCTAGATGGATAGCGAAAAATATAGTCGCAGCAGGCCTTGCTAAAAAGTGTATAGTCCAGCTAAGTTACGCTATAGGTGTGGCAAAACCTGTTAGCGTAAGCGTGGATTGTATGGGTACAAATATAAATAGCAATGATGATAAGCTATCTCAATTTGTCCATGATAAATTCGCTCTAACCCCAAAATGGATAACAGATAAATTCGGCCTTGATAAGCCTAGCAAAGATACATTTTTATACGCTGATGTAGCAGCTAAAGGGCAGGTTGGCGATCCTAGTTATCCATGGGAGCAGCTAGATGCTATAGAGTTATTCCAGCAAATTTAA
- the dsbD gene encoding protein-disulfide reductase DsbD — protein sequence MKKLLYIFLFFGILCFGGVLDPKDAFKLNISGDNQSGIIAKFDIADGVYLYQDKIKIMLDNNDITRLLNIPKAIKYEGYDIYRNLEIFIPAGIVLGKNSFNLDIYYQGCSDSGFCYQPLKDGFGVEFDSSGSVISSRYLVDSTNKTNLATRNDEELVSLSKDIASGQNLSNQKTQNEQSQIAINLANNSIFWAISTFFIYGVLLSLTPCIFPMIPILSGLIVAKGAKSAKSGFIISLIYVLAMSVTYAIAGVLASSLGASVQGMLQTPVVLIGFSIVFIVLALSMFGLFEIELPKSLQAYLNTKSSKFSGMGGVIFMGVASALIVGPCVAAPLAGALLYIANSGDIVIGGLSLFVMSLGMGLPLLAIGLGGGRVLPKPGEWMVKIKIIFGFIMLAMALWIISPVIGDEISLLGQGVLGVILAVIFGAFENASSIIQRAIKGVMLIIFAISMVIVIDFSVSKFGSNLKSSLLITQDKSNINFKYVTNLKELKEIIKSSQKPILIDFWASWCVNCKELESDVLTQSDVAKKLNEFILIKIDLSQSSPENEELMREYQIYGPPVLLIYNNGELKSQITGLISPNELLQRLNQI from the coding sequence ATGAAAAAGCTCTTATATATTTTTTTATTCTTTGGGATTTTGTGCTTTGGTGGTGTGCTAGATCCCAAAGATGCTTTTAAGCTTAATATTAGCGGAGATAATCAAAGTGGTATAATAGCTAAATTTGATATTGCAGATGGTGTATATTTATATCAAGATAAAATCAAGATAATGCTAGATAATAACGATATCACAAGACTTTTAAATATTCCTAAGGCGATAAAATATGAGGGCTATGATATTTATAGGAATTTAGAGATTTTTATCCCAGCAGGAATTGTATTGGGTAAAAATAGCTTTAATCTTGATATCTATTACCAAGGTTGCAGCGATAGTGGCTTTTGTTATCAGCCATTAAAGGATGGCTTTGGAGTTGAATTTGACTCAAGTGGTAGCGTTATATCTAGTAGATATCTAGTAGACTCTACAAACAAAACAAATTTAGCTACTAGAAATGATGAAGAATTAGTTAGCTTATCTAAAGATATAGCATCAGGCCAAAATTTGTCTAATCAAAAAACTCAAAATGAGCAGTCACAAATAGCTATAAATTTAGCAAACAACTCCATCTTTTGGGCAATATCAACATTTTTTATATACGGCGTTTTGCTATCTCTTACCCCATGTATTTTTCCAATGATTCCAATTCTCTCAGGCTTGATTGTCGCTAAAGGGGCTAAAAGTGCCAAAAGTGGCTTTATAATCAGCCTTATATATGTATTAGCTATGAGTGTTACATATGCTATAGCTGGAGTATTAGCAAGCTCTTTGGGTGCTAGTGTCCAAGGAATGCTTCAAACTCCAGTAGTACTGATTGGTTTTAGTATTGTTTTTATTGTATTAGCACTTTCAATGTTTGGACTTTTTGAGATAGAATTACCAAAATCATTGCAAGCTTACCTAAATACTAAAAGTTCTAAATTTAGCGGAATGGGTGGCGTTATTTTTATGGGCGTAGCATCAGCTTTAATAGTAGGACCATGCGTGGCAGCACCGCTAGCTGGAGCGTTACTTTATATCGCAAATAGCGGGGATATTGTTATTGGCGGATTATCTTTATTTGTAATGAGTTTAGGTATGGGGCTTCCACTTTTAGCTATTGGGCTTGGTGGAGGTAGGGTTTTACCAAAGCCAGGTGAGTGGATGGTAAAAATTAAGATTATATTTGGCTTTATTATGCTTGCGATGGCACTTTGGATTATTTCACCCGTAATTGGCGATGAAATTTCGTTGCTAGGGCAGGGCGTTTTAGGTGTTATTTTAGCTGTGATTTTTGGTGCGTTTGAAAATGCTAGCAGTATAATTCAACGTGCAATAAAAGGAGTAATGCTTATAATCTTTGCTATTAGTATGGTGATAGTTATTGATTTTAGTGTGAGTAAATTTGGATCAAATTTAAAATCAAGTTTGCTAATTACGCAAGATAAAAGTAATATTAATTTTAAATATGTAACCAATTTAAAAGAGCTAAAAGAGATTATAAAATCTAGTCAAAAGCCAATTTTGATAGATTTTTGGGCGAGTTGGTGTGTTAATTGTAAAGAGCTTGAAAGCGATGTTTTGACCCAAAGCGATGTGGCTAAGAAGCTTAATGAGTTTATACTAATAAAGATTGATTTAAGCCAATCAAGCCCAGAAAATGAGGAGTTAATGAGAGAGTATCAAATTTATGGACCCCCAGTTTTATTAATATATAATAATGGTGAGCTAAAATCTCAAATTACTGGATTAATTAGTCCTAATGAGTTACTACAAAGGCTAAATCAAATTTAA
- a CDS encoding rhodanese-like domain-containing protein — protein sequence MIKVLIVMFLATSMAMAKYISVDINKSIMSDNSIQIIDIRTSNEWKQGVLKGAILVNLTDNNGEFNEKFLENIKEKIDPNKKIAIICRSGVRSLRASELLVQNGYKDVINLSGGMILASQKGLDIVKP from the coding sequence ATGATAAAGGTGTTAATAGTGATGTTTTTGGCAACTTCGATGGCGATGGCTAAATATATTTCTGTAGATATTAATAAGAGTATAATGAGTGATAATAGTATACAAATTATCGATATTAGAACTTCAAATGAGTGGAAGCAGGGCGTTTTAAAGGGTGCCATTTTAGTAAATTTAACTGATAACAATGGTGAATTTAATGAGAAATTTCTAGAAAATATCAAGGAGAAAATCGATCCAAATAAGAAAATTGCTATAATTTGTCGAAGTGGAGTACGTAGTCTAAGAGCCTCTGAATTGCTAGTTCAAAATGGCTATAAAGATGTGATAAATCTCTCTGGTGGTATGATACTAGCATCGCAAAAAGGGTTAGATATAGTAAAACCATGA
- a CDS encoding HAD family hydrolase produces MSKVIIFDMDGTLINSTQAICETINYMRLGLNLTPLSYSYIIEVINNPAKNYMIEFYGVDKISNNMMKIFEDEYQKNYFLHAKVYDEAMAVMEYCEDKNYAMAVASNAPNSSLEIILKNAKILDKFKMIIGASNKVPCKPAPNMLNLIMDSLGKRAIFIGDSYKDSMAAKNANIKYINVTWGRDIQILGEINCKNANEVIKNIG; encoded by the coding sequence ATGAGTAAAGTTATAATTTTTGATATGGATGGAACGCTAATTAATAGCACGCAAGCTATTTGTGAGACTATTAATTATATGCGCTTAGGGTTAAATTTAACTCCGCTTAGTTATAGTTATATTATCGAAGTTATCAACAATCCGGCAAAAAATTATATGATAGAGTTTTATGGTGTTGATAAAATCAGTAATAATATGATGAAAATCTTTGAAGATGAGTATCAAAAAAATTACTTTTTACATGCTAAAGTATATGATGAGGCTATGGCAGTTATGGAGTATTGCGAGGATAAAAATTATGCTATGGCAGTAGCATCTAATGCACCTAATTCTAGTCTAGAGATAATCTTAAAAAATGCTAAAATTCTAGATAAATTTAAGATGATTATAGGTGCTAGTAATAAAGTTCCATGCAAGCCAGCCCCTAATATGTTAAATTTGATTATGGATAGCCTTGGTAAACGAGCCATTTTTATTGGTGATAGCTATAAGGATTCTATGGCGGCTAAAAACGCAAATATAAAATATATAAATGTAACTTGGGGTAGAGATATCCAAATTCTAGGTGAGATAAATTGTAAAAACGCTAACGAAGTTATAAAAAACATAGGCTAA
- a CDS encoding acetolactate synthase large subunit translates to MKKLNGSQMISEALKHEGVSVVFGYPGGAALNIYDETYKQEYFTHILTRHEQAALHAADGYARVSGEVGVAFVTSGPGFTNAITGLATAYADSIPLVLISGQVGLPLIGTDAFQEIDAVGISRPCVKHNFLVKSIEELPLILKQAFYIARSGRPGPVHVDIPKDVTAAIGDFEYPSEIKMKTYKPTTKGHPNQIKKACEVIMASKKPIAYIGGGAVSSGASDEIRKFIQKTQIPAVETLMALGVLTPVNPLNLAMVGMHGSYAANMALSEADLIICLGARFDDRVTGKLSEFAKNAKIIHIDIDPSSIGKIVKVDYPIVGDLKNVMIELNEKINLNGDEFSAWRDQIEIYKKLHPLNYKDSDEVLKPQWVIEKMGEILPKESIIATDVGQHQMWVAQFFPFNRPRQLLTSGGLGTMGYGLPAAMGAAWASDAPVIAVSGDGGFLMNIQELMTLLANKKRVINIILNNNFLGMVRQWQTFFYDERYSNTDLSIQPDFVKICEGFGGKGFVATTKSEFESALNAALECECVSVIEVKIDRFENVLPMVPAGAAIYNMILE, encoded by the coding sequence ATGAAAAAGCTAAATGGCTCGCAAATGATAAGCGAAGCGCTAAAACATGAAGGTGTTAGTGTTGTTTTTGGTTATCCTGGTGGCGCAGCATTAAATATCTATGATGAGACATATAAACAAGAGTATTTCACCCATATTTTAACTCGCCATGAACAAGCAGCCCTACATGCAGCCGATGGCTACGCAAGAGTTAGTGGCGAAGTCGGCGTGGCATTTGTAACTAGCGGTCCAGGATTTACAAATGCTATAACCGGTCTAGCTACGGCGTATGCTGATTCAATCCCATTAGTTTTAATTAGCGGTCAAGTTGGCCTACCATTAATCGGCACAGACGCATTTCAAGAGATTGACGCCGTAGGCATATCAAGGCCTTGTGTGAAGCATAATTTTTTAGTCAAAAGTATTGAAGAGTTGCCACTTATCTTAAAGCAAGCTTTTTATATAGCAAGAAGTGGCCGCCCAGGCCCAGTCCATGTAGATATACCTAAGGATGTAACGGCTGCTATTGGCGATTTTGAGTATCCTAGCGAGATAAAGATGAAAACATATAAGCCAACCACAAAAGGCCATCCAAATCAGATTAAAAAGGCCTGTGAAGTCATTATGGCATCTAAAAAACCAATAGCCTATATAGGCGGTGGCGCTGTAAGTAGCGGAGCTAGTGATGAGATTAGAAAATTTATCCAAAAGACCCAAATTCCAGCAGTAGAGACACTAATGGCACTTGGAGTTTTAACCCCTGTTAATCCTTTAAATTTAGCTATGGTTGGTATGCATGGTAGCTACGCTGCAAATATGGCATTAAGCGAGGCTGATCTGATCATCTGTCTTGGGGCTAGATTTGATGATAGAGTTACAGGCAAACTAAGCGAATTTGCCAAAAATGCCAAAATCATACATATAGATATAGACCCAAGTAGCATTGGTAAAATTGTCAAAGTAGATTATCCTATTGTTGGTGATTTGAAAAATGTAATGATAGAATTAAATGAGAAGATAAATTTAAATGGCGATGAATTTAGCGCTTGGAGAGATCAGATCGAAATTTACAAAAAGCTTCACCCGCTTAATTATAAAGATAGCGATGAAGTCTTAAAGCCTCAATGGGTAATAGAAAAAATGGGGGAAATTTTGCCAAAAGAGAGCATAATCGCCACAGATGTCGGCCAACACCAAATGTGGGTTGCGCAATTTTTCCCATTTAATCGCCCTAGACAGCTACTTACAAGTGGTGGTTTAGGTACTATGGGATATGGACTTCCAGCTGCGATGGGGGCTGCTTGGGCTAGTGATGCGCCTGTTATTGCTGTTAGTGGTGATGGCGGATTTTTGATGAATATTCAAGAGCTAATGACCTTATTAGCAAACAAAAAACGAGTGATAAATATAATCTTAAATAATAATTTCTTAGGTATGGTGCGTCAGTGGCAAACATTTTTTTACGATGAGAGATACTCTAATACCGATCTTAGCATTCAGCCTGATTTTGTCAAAATTTGCGAAGGCTTTGGTGGTAAGGGATTTGTAGCTACTACAAAGAGCGAATTTGAATCTGCTTTAAATGCCGCTTTAGAGTGTGAGTGCGTGAGTGTGATTGAGGTTAAGATAGATAGATTTGAAAATGTATTGCCTATGGTGCCAGCCGGTGCGGCTATTTATAATATGATATTGGAGTGA
- the ilvN gene encoding acetolactate synthase small subunit has translation MRRVISAIVLNEHGVLSRIVGLFSGRGYNIDSLTVAPVPESEFSRVTITTSGDARVFEQIVKQLHKLIPTYKVIDDSGEYVEKEMALIKISLNEDFSGLDAILKSYNAIVANANEQYIIVMGCDNSARIDCFIKVMKKYNPIQIVRSGSVMMEV, from the coding sequence ATGAGAAGGGTTATTTCTGCAATTGTATTAAATGAACACGGGGTTTTAAGCCGTATAGTTGGGCTATTTTCAGGGCGTGGGTACAATATAGACTCTTTGACTGTAGCTCCTGTGCCAGAGAGTGAATTTTCTAGAGTTACGATCACCACAAGTGGCGATGCTAGGGTATTTGAGCAGATAGTTAAGCAACTTCACAAACTCATACCAACTTATAAAGTTATAGATGATAGTGGCGAATATGTAGAAAAAGAGATGGCGCTTATCAAAATTTCGCTAAATGAGGATTTTAGCGGACTTGATGCGATACTCAAATCATATAACGCTATAGTAGCTAACGCAAATGAACAATACATAATAGTAATGGGCTGTGATAACTCTGCTAGAATTGATTGTTTTATTAAAGTTATGAAAAAATATAACCCAATACAAATAGTCCGAAGCGGCTCAGTAATGATGGAAGTATAA